A region from the Chlamydiales bacterium genome encodes:
- a CDS encoding DNA replication/repair protein RecF encodes MRIEKVVLWHFRNYESVTFSFKPEVNLIRGENAQGKTNLLEALFFLCTGKSFRTHHLADFIPYGKPFFHVETHYVKDGVSGTIKASFDGQTRKLYHNSTPFSSFSHLLGLIPIVLISPQDLALVAGTPTDRRRFIDMHLAQSDPLYVHHLGRYLKAVKQRNALLKQNKEESLEAWERVLATSASYILERRSACLKQLLPIAQASLLQLTDGADELDLHYQPTLPEECPWEPEAIYNELRKSRRRELAAGMTLIGPHRDDLLILINGKEAKSFASEGQKRGAVTALRLSEWQSLKENTGYAPLLGIDDFGIHLDAKRYALVQQQIQGLGQVFLTTPNPTDPTFLCNATILIHSGSEISVEGALP; translated from the coding sequence ATGCGAATTGAAAAAGTCGTCTTGTGGCACTTTCGCAACTACGAGAGTGTCACATTCTCCTTTAAACCCGAGGTTAACTTAATCCGCGGTGAAAACGCGCAAGGAAAGACCAATCTTTTAGAGGCGCTCTTCTTTCTCTGCACTGGCAAGTCTTTTCGCACACATCATCTTGCCGATTTTATCCCCTACGGAAAGCCTTTTTTTCATGTAGAAACGCACTATGTTAAAGATGGCGTCTCTGGAACGATTAAGGCCTCATTTGATGGGCAGACGCGCAAGCTCTATCATAATAGCACTCCCTTCTCCTCCTTCTCACACCTACTTGGCCTGATCCCCATCGTTTTGATCTCTCCTCAAGATCTCGCTCTTGTCGCTGGCACACCAACAGACCGCCGGAGGTTCATCGACATGCACCTTGCTCAAAGCGATCCTCTCTATGTTCACCATCTAGGTCGCTACCTGAAGGCCGTTAAGCAGCGCAATGCCCTTTTAAAACAGAATAAAGAAGAGTCGCTTGAAGCCTGGGAAAGAGTCTTGGCCACTTCTGCCTCATACATTCTCGAAAGAAGAAGCGCTTGCTTAAAACAGCTCCTACCCATCGCGCAAGCCTCTCTTCTACAGCTTACAGATGGAGCCGACGAGCTCGATCTCCACTACCAGCCAACTCTTCCTGAAGAGTGTCCTTGGGAGCCAGAAGCGATCTATAACGAGCTGCGCAAGAGCCGAAGAAGAGAGCTCGCAGCAGGAATGACCCTCATTGGCCCCCACAGAGATGATCTACTAATCTTAATTAACGGGAAGGAAGCGAAGAGCTTTGCAAGCGAAGGACAGAAAAGAGGAGCGGTCACCGCATTAAGACTCTCAGAATGGCAGAGTTTAAAAGAGAACACGGGCTACGCCCCTCTGCTTGGCATCGACGACTTCGGCATCCATCTCGATGCGAAGCGCTATGCGCTCGTCCAGCAGCAGATCCAAGGCCTCGGTCAGGTCTTTCTTACGACACCCAATCCCACCGATCCCACCTTCCTCTGTAACGCCACGATCCTCATCCACTCCGGCTCAGAAATCAGCGTAGAAGGCGCGCTTCCATAA
- the smpB gene encoding SsrA-binding protein SmpB, which yields MAPKKEGDLVSNRKAFHDYEILETYEAGIVLLGTEIKSLRAHGGSLQDAYILVSNSTVILKNASISPYKYGGVFNHEEKRERKLLLHKREIAKLKEFSDLKGFALIPLAIYLKNGIAKVKVGCARGKRAYDKRASIKEREHKKSIDRAMKNQL from the coding sequence ATGGCACCAAAAAAAGAGGGAGACCTCGTATCCAATCGCAAAGCTTTTCACGACTATGAGATCTTAGAGACTTATGAAGCCGGCATCGTGCTTCTAGGCACCGAAATCAAGTCGCTTAGAGCTCATGGCGGCAGCCTGCAAGATGCGTATATCCTCGTCTCCAACTCTACTGTCATCCTTAAAAACGCCTCAATCTCCCCCTATAAGTATGGCGGCGTCTTTAATCACGAAGAGAAACGCGAGAGAAAACTACTTCTACATAAAAGAGAGATCGCCAAACTAAAAGAGTTTTCTGATCTAAAAGGATTTGCACTTATCCCACTCGCTATCTATCTCAAAAATGGAATCGCTAAAGTCAAGGTCGGCTGCGCCCGTGGAAAGCGCGCATATGATAAGCGCGCCTCAATTAAGGAGCGCGAACATAAAAAGTCGATCGACAGAGCAATGAAAAATCAGCTATGA
- a CDS encoding glucose-6-phosphate isomerase, giving the protein MPAFGELKAVQTLKELSKNPFDLTQEEALSPKRIEAMRLDSVGFKLFYATERVDEKTLNALVDLANETQAVDKMQAMQAGEHVNLIRGVESEDRPALHTAMRDFFEKRNSSPAAQEATKLAYDELQKLKAFLEEIEKKNEFTDLIQIGIGGSELGPKAIYVAMNAFKKPGRRVHFLSNVDPDEGSAIFREVDFQKTLVVVVSKSGSTLETMTNEQYVRERFKKEGIDPRSRILAVTGKGSPMDNPSEYRASFYIWDYIGGRYSVTSMVGAVALAFALGMDRFLEFLRGANAMDKAALEKDPRLNLPLLSALFGIWNRNFLNHPTTAIIPYSHALSRFPAHLQQLDMESNGKRIDKEGKPVNFETGPIIWGEPGTNGQHSFYQLIHQGTTVVPMEFIGFFMNQYSEDLLYKETFCQEKLLSNLFAQAVALAKGQKSPNPNKVFPGNRPSHILLGQRLDPYTIGALLALYEHKVAFQGFIWNINSFDQEGVQLGKVLALKFIDLFAAARTGGDGKNFPIGEAFLKQLR; this is encoded by the coding sequence ATGCCTGCTTTTGGAGAACTTAAAGCTGTTCAAACGCTTAAAGAATTGTCAAAAAATCCTTTTGATTTAACTCAAGAGGAGGCTCTATCTCCGAAAAGGATAGAGGCGATGCGCCTCGACTCTGTGGGTTTTAAGCTCTTTTACGCCACTGAACGCGTCGATGAGAAGACGCTAAATGCCCTTGTAGATCTAGCTAACGAGACCCAAGCGGTTGATAAGATGCAGGCGATGCAAGCCGGCGAGCATGTGAACTTAATTCGGGGAGTAGAGAGTGAAGATAGGCCAGCTCTTCATACCGCCATGCGCGATTTTTTCGAAAAGAGAAATAGCTCTCCTGCTGCACAGGAAGCGACCAAGCTAGCCTATGATGAGCTCCAGAAGTTAAAGGCCTTTTTGGAAGAGATTGAGAAGAAGAATGAATTTACTGACCTCATCCAGATTGGGATTGGAGGCTCGGAGCTAGGTCCGAAGGCTATCTATGTTGCGATGAATGCCTTTAAGAAACCCGGCAGACGTGTGCACTTTCTCTCAAACGTCGATCCTGATGAAGGCAGTGCGATCTTCAGGGAGGTCGACTTTCAAAAGACTCTGGTTGTAGTTGTCTCAAAATCGGGATCGACGCTAGAGACGATGACGAACGAGCAGTATGTGCGCGAGCGCTTTAAAAAAGAGGGAATAGATCCAAGAAGTCGCATTCTAGCTGTAACGGGCAAGGGGAGCCCGATGGACAACCCTTCTGAATACCGCGCCTCGTTTTACATCTGGGACTACATTGGCGGACGCTACTCAGTAACTTCGATGGTTGGAGCTGTGGCTCTTGCTTTCGCCCTCGGTATGGACCGTTTTCTTGAATTCTTGCGCGGCGCAAATGCGATGGACAAGGCAGCGCTTGAAAAGGATCCGCGGCTAAACCTTCCACTACTTTCTGCACTCTTTGGGATTTGGAACCGCAACTTCTTAAATCATCCCACCACAGCGATCATTCCCTACTCTCATGCGCTTTCAAGGTTTCCAGCGCATCTTCAGCAGCTTGACATGGAGTCGAATGGGAAGAGAATCGATAAAGAGGGCAAGCCTGTTAATTTTGAAACGGGCCCGATCATCTGGGGAGAGCCCGGTACAAATGGACAGCACTCCTTCTATCAACTGATCCATCAAGGCACAACTGTGGTGCCCATGGAGTTTATCGGCTTCTTTATGAATCAGTACAGTGAAGATCTCTTATATAAGGAGACCTTCTGCCAAGAGAAGCTGCTTTCGAATCTATTTGCTCAGGCAGTCGCCCTTGCAAAAGGGCAGAAGAGCCCAAACCCCAATAAGGTATTTCCCGGAAATCGGCCGAGCCACATTCTGCTTGGGCAGCGTCTCGATCCTTATACAATCGGAGCTCTTCTTGCTCTTTATGAGCACAAGGTGGCTTTTCAGGGATTTATCTGGAATATCAACTCTTTCGATCAGGAAGGAGTCCAGTTGGGAAAAGTCCTCGCCTTAAAATTCATCGATCTCTTTGCCGCTGCAAGAACCGGCGGAGATGGCAAAAACTTCCCCATCGGCGAGGCCTTCCTAAAGCAGCTCCGCTAA
- a CDS encoding tRNA (guanine(46)-N(7))-methyltransferase TrmB: MFCTSTTGNPMLAKGKDLKYPFSWEERRPTIHNRVLFVPKHYDQHSDWKFPNWHEPELFGREGRVFIEFCSGNGAWIAQKARVQSEDHWVAVEQKFERVRKIWAKGVLLPNPNLFVICGEALTFSSNYLLSQSVDGTFINFPDPWPKAKHAKNRLIQPPFAQELARIIKTGGDAVFATDDQPYAMQIREVMLQNSAFTSNFPEPYYSHEWPDYGASYFDSLWRSKGRVIYYLSFKRGA, translated from the coding sequence ATGTTCTGCACTTCTACCACTGGTAATCCGATGCTTGCAAAAGGAAAAGATCTAAAGTACCCATTCTCTTGGGAAGAGAGGAGGCCTACGATTCACAATCGGGTGCTCTTTGTTCCGAAGCATTACGACCAGCACTCAGATTGGAAGTTTCCCAATTGGCATGAGCCTGAACTCTTCGGAAGAGAGGGAAGAGTCTTCATCGAGTTCTGCAGTGGCAATGGAGCGTGGATTGCACAAAAAGCAAGAGTTCAATCAGAAGATCACTGGGTTGCAGTCGAGCAGAAGTTTGAGCGTGTACGTAAGATCTGGGCAAAAGGCGTGCTTCTTCCTAACCCCAATCTATTTGTGATCTGCGGTGAAGCGCTAACATTCAGCTCCAACTATCTCCTCTCTCAAAGCGTGGATGGAACCTTTATCAACTTCCCTGATCCTTGGCCCAAAGCAAAACATGCGAAGAACAGACTCATCCAGCCTCCATTTGCTCAAGAGCTTGCGCGCATTATTAAAACTGGTGGAGATGCCGTTTTTGCTACTGACGACCAGCCCTACGCGATGCAGATTCGCGAGGTGATGCTGCAGAATTCGGCTTTCACTTCAAACTTTCCAGAGCCCTACTACTCCCACGAGTGGCCAGATTATGGCGCCTCCTACTTCGACTCGCTCTGGCGCAGCAAGGGAAGAGTTATCTACTACCTCTCATTTAAACGAGGCGCATGA
- the dnaN gene encoding DNA polymerase III subunit beta has protein sequence MKVIISRLELVSLIGKIQNVVSPRPVIPILANVLIEAQADQIILSTTDLTVSMRAFASAKVVQEGGITLPAKRFFQLVRELTTPQIEIHAETPETAFINAGSSHFKIQGMHKAEFPSLPDLADGVHLAIGADKFKEMLARTAFSAARDDSRQVLNGILFSKTEGEATCIGTDGKRLAKIQIPIENGTSSPRPYLVPLKAVEEMIKILDTKEEKCNLTFMPDKIALETGSTTLITKLLAGQFPDVTRVIPEKRPNPINLHREELISLLRQVSLFTTEASSSVRFTFSDGALHLSATSGEIGEGVVSMPVNYGGEKLEIAFNPHYFLDILRHSKDETVQFSISNAHNPGLITDSSNASFVLMPMRLDAN, from the coding sequence ATGAAAGTTATCATCTCTAGACTCGAACTTGTTTCGCTAATTGGAAAGATCCAGAATGTCGTCTCTCCAAGACCTGTTATCCCTATTCTCGCCAACGTCTTAATCGAGGCTCAGGCGGACCAGATTATCCTCAGCACAACCGACCTCACAGTTAGCATGCGCGCTTTTGCTAGCGCCAAAGTTGTTCAAGAGGGCGGCATCACTCTTCCTGCAAAACGCTTCTTTCAACTCGTGCGCGAGCTCACAACGCCTCAGATTGAGATCCATGCAGAAACCCCCGAAACAGCCTTCATCAATGCAGGCAGCTCACACTTTAAAATTCAAGGCATGCATAAGGCTGAATTCCCCTCGCTCCCCGATCTTGCAGATGGGGTTCACTTAGCAATTGGAGCCGATAAGTTTAAAGAGATGCTCGCCCGTACAGCCTTTTCTGCAGCGCGTGACGACAGCCGCCAGGTATTAAATGGGATTCTCTTTTCTAAAACAGAAGGAGAGGCCACATGCATCGGCACAGATGGCAAACGCTTAGCGAAGATTCAGATTCCTATCGAGAATGGCACATCCTCACCTCGCCCCTATCTCGTTCCTTTAAAAGCCGTAGAAGAGATGATTAAAATTCTCGATACGAAAGAGGAGAAGTGCAACCTCACCTTCATGCCTGATAAGATCGCTTTAGAAACTGGCAGTACAACGCTGATTACGAAACTTCTGGCTGGCCAGTTCCCAGACGTAACGCGCGTGATTCCCGAAAAGCGCCCAAATCCTATCAATTTGCATCGCGAAGAGCTCATCTCACTGCTAAGACAGGTCTCTCTCTTTACAACAGAGGCGAGCAGCTCTGTGCGCTTCACTTTTTCCGATGGCGCGCTCCACCTCTCTGCAACCAGCGGCGAGATTGGAGAAGGGGTTGTCAGCATGCCAGTCAACTATGGCGGAGAGAAGCTTGAGATCGCATTTAATCCCCACTACTTCTTAGATATTCTAAGACATAGTAAGGATGAGACCGTCCAGTTCTCTATTAGTAATGCGCACAATCCAGGCCTAATTACAGACTCTTCAAATGCATCATTTGTTCTGATGCCTATGCGTCTAGATGCGAATTGA